TATGctgaatttatatgaaatttattcatagatcacaaaaatgCTTCtaatgtcatttcttcatcgatttcaattctatatcctcaatttatgtcaccaatatagttcactacagtgtcaactgggctgaaattaaaattgtgttaaatttcgttgcgagatgccggatgagctccacatcattgatgtgctagttttattgacaaaatgaggcagagagagagaaaaggtcCATCCTAatgtaaaaaaggaaataatttcaaaatgaaattaattttgatgttgatattaaatctatttttctaattttaacattaaaaatgttgatatggtTTTGCCAGCTGATACAGTATCTACCGGATATCTCCTTTTCTATAAATAGGGTGACTGCACATGGAGGAAAAAAACCCTCCTTTTGTGCCGCACTCACCCCAAAATGGTCATGGTTTTGATGGGAAAATCAATGTTTGATTAAATGTATTTCTGACATATGATCCTGTCATCCAGATTTAACATtaatttaaagagaattaaatgctCCAATAGCCTACTTAGTTTTCATTTAGAGTCTAGTCACTACCATTAATTTGGTGTggcatgaaaaaaaagtaccgggagttcaaacttcaaagtcTAATATCTTTGTGAATAAATGTAAGGTAAGGTCCCCCAAATCTGCGTCTGcatatctgcgcgattctagtgaAAAACAACTGGGTATAAATTTAAACTTGATATGATTGTGATTCCTCATGGAAAATGTATCATCTTCacccattttgattttttggaTTTTGTTTCGTGCAacttttgataccaaattttaaTGTAGATTTCACACTTCTGTCACTTCTTAGTTGATTTGGGGTTGCCTTGATAATGATTAATGTTGTTAAAATACCAAcctttttgtttgtgtttttttaatccattgCAGTGTCGATATCCATAAAAAAGGAATAATGCATCAACCTCTCCAGTCTGGCCAGCTCCTCGACACTAAGCAGGTCCTCGGAGAGCACCTGTTTGCCAAGGTCTCTGAATTGCATGATGGGAAGACTGACCGCATCACAGGAATGCTTCTGGAAGCCACGAATGAAGATGTAATGAGGATGCTAGAGGATGCTGCCTTTCTCAAAAGAAGAATAGAGGGCGCTCTCCGAGTCATAGAAGAGTAAATATTGTTGTCTAcgaatgaattattattttataatgtGCAAATCATTGATTTCCCATGGTATATTTTCCAAACACCATCATTTGTAAAGCATTCTTGAACAAGCACATGTTCATTGCATCTACTCAGAAGGgtgaaaattgtatttgaaaGCTTTGTTTAGCTCACCACctgttaaaaatataatatcatttgaaTGTAAGAATAAGGGATCCAAATTGCATCCTTCTCCAATCTGTCTGTCCATCACTGATGTTTCAGTGTGGATAGCTCCATGAGTTAACCTATAGATGTACATGAAAAATAGTTCATAAATTTGTTACTGTGATGGTTCATTGTTAATTATTGTTCATTGTCATCGGAGGTCACATGTTAAGGTCATGGGTCATTTGAGGTTATAAAGTGTCCCCAACAattatatttacaaataaagTGTTTTATGGAAATGTGGAAATTAAACTTTGAACTTTGACTTAAACAGAGTCCCTCTGTAGTCAGCACCGGCCATTAGCAAATTTGCTTGTTCAATAGTTAAACGTAGTGACTGGTTCCATGATAGGTATCAGCGAAACATTGCTTAGGATCCAAATCATCATTTTATATTAATAGCATGGTTGACGACTATTCATATTTACTTTTATACAGGGAAGATAAATCTATTGGTGGAAAGGAACAAATTGGAGAAGAACTTTATTCTCATATATCCAAGATAGAACCGATTCAGTGCGCAAAAGTAACAGGTGAGTGATTTTAGATACttgatcaggggcccgttgcagaaagagttgcatttaaacgcaagtcaaaaaatttattgcaagtcccaaatgcgcgctgttgattggttgaaaatcaaattgcgcatgatttttagagttgcgattgattgcaactctttctgcaacgggccccaggtaattttttttttttttaattgttcaggcctaagaaatacatgtacacatgccTGGACCAAATATAGGTTTCAAGTGTCTTGGAATCGCCAACTCAGCAACTTGCAAAAAGTTGGGACCCCCGTCattcacaaaaaattatttatacgaAAATGACTACTATACATTACAGAAGCAGTTagtcttcatcatcttcattctAAAGCATCATATTGTAATaactatatatacatgtagttattatcattaattatataattattattaatatcattgttgttatcggtatgattattattacttcTATTATAATAAGTCATTATCATCACCCTTAATGTTACCCATTTGCAGGAATGCTCCTAGAGTTGGATGTAAAAGTGATACGACGCTTGCTCGCATCGCCCTCAGAGCTAAGGCTAGCCGTTCAGAAGTCACTCAACACCCTGAAGGCCGATGGAAGCTGTAGAGACCAAATTGGAGAGCATATCTACGGGCTGGTGGCAAGTGATTACACTGCGGATTCTGCTGCCAAGATCACAGGTGGGTAGCATgtagcattggcggcggaagcccaaaaatttaggggggaccaccaaaaattttgacaggcaaaaaaaaaaaagaagtttttttagggggggagcgtcccccccccccacctcaaattttgagggggacaggtccccctgcttccgccgcctatggcgtGTAGTGCAGGTTTGCTAAAGCGATTGCCGAGCCTTATACATGGGTTAAATCTCTCTTCACACTTCAGTGGTAATGATCAATGGTAATTTCATGTATTATGTCCGTCAAACACGGATAATTGTAGACACTTGTCAATCAGTTCTCGCTGTAAAAAAGGAAATTCACAAAATGATACAATAAcagtaaaaattgatttaacccGAAGACGACTGAATCAGCCCCCCTCTCAACATTTTTTGCGTTAAATCTGCTGCACAAAATTTTGttgaccgcgtcgctcgctgactttttacttttaagtctcgcacaacttttgagaccaaaattgtgacccctgGGTACGCGGTTCTGATATTACGCAAGATTTTGTAGGTGCATGTAggcccaaaattgctcataaacatgaatttgtgtGCAAACAGTGTTTTTAtctaaattcataaatgtatcatttttccttttactgattactgattaaaatcaattaattctatcttgtttatggtcaaaataaagtccctgacAATATCAAGtaaaaaagtcgaaaaacaaagaagtacataagaaattttgaaaacaataaaatgcataagaaaataaatgtgatgtaatttttttaaaatacatttgatcagatccctataaagagtctgtgtatcaaaaataagcattttaggggcattgtttacttaattagagcaaacttatgattttatgcattaaTTAGCCTTAttaactctttaagagccattggcagctatagttgcccatagccctctagtgccactggcagctatagttgcccaggtaacttttttttgtttaaccaattttacagccagaaaatcaacaccatattctgtgttttttatgttgttatattggcaaggaattcacaattgattttgttatataaaaaatagtggtttacatagacattttttgagtaaaatggcatttttgcatcattattttgaagagttgatttcggatattgccgcgatctgaatcTAGATTTCTcctatagacacgtgtgatataaaggttgtgtgtagcaatacacgtacttctatgggcagagcaaaggcgagtgtgcgaaggcattcagctcagaattgaccaatgacagagcggtacgatgtCTCTCACCCAACGCTACTCACCTATTtgctattgttttatgaatattcatgagctatcgatcggtTCTTTTTCAGGccggtatggtagtattcttgtgtcaaggcttttttctgcctgcaaatgtgcacggtttgggggagggggggggtggtaggaAAGGTCTTGTACTTTGTttttttagcattctcacaaaattgttctcgttataaatatatgagtaaagaaggctgtcatttccaactctcatcgcactgcaatcatcacactcattatttatttattcatttattattgttattattattatcattattagtattactagtatcgtaatcattattaggtggtctgtctatgacagatcacctattatgtttgtccgaattttctttctttatttatttattatttttatttcttatttttatttcctccatttcttgtggacagcaaatctcagaaagttcatattcaataatcatcaaaatatcaccacatatcaacatcaataagacctcaattctgcaagaatcttaatgtcatgacgtcatcatgacgtcatctagacgccattttgtaaaatcacattatcaatcatatctccattatcaattatcaaaaataaatcaaattcacatgacataaacttcagatcaagggtcatcaggtcatgtcatcaaaggtcacctgaaggtcacgacgcgcgcgtacgcgcgcgtcaaaattttaaaatgctaaaaatcactttttgaccaaaacagagtacgttttaggtcactttaagcatttcaaaaaattgcgcgcgcaaacgtatgcgcgcgcgtttccgcgcgtaacgccttgaatgcaactcagaaacaccgttttttttatttcattgcattgatcatataattttgagcaatttgataccttgatcaaccttctacgaccattaataaggaaattaacacccgttaaagtttgcagcacgtgtgcgcgcgagctctcactataggccatatatgggcaaaaacatgcctatagaaaatccgctgtagctcttcagaacgcgtggggacccccaatttttttttcatattttgatagagtatgaactagagatataatttcatgtctcatttgaccctcaattatattatgacgtcatcaaaatggcgtcggaagtcaaaaaatccattttgcctattatgacgtcattataattatgcaaatcttgctctaactccgtgaatatcggtctattttcacccaatttttgatatgttgtagcttagttcttactctttctgagttattgcctttatttttcattttgataaacagatcatcctcaaaaattgcaaataataatggcatgtcatttttactcattttgcgtgtaatctctatgggacatgactttttctcaaaactagattctacattcttctatttcgtaagccatatctccaatttttgttgctagttatccctgagcttttagtatgttgtagctgagattctaagctttcggttgcgtttccttcattttccgatcagatgtcgggatcatgcccgtaattcacttgcaagattggatttgagattctggtgttttgcttacgtgttaagtctatgggaaatattctagctcaatcggttaggcgtcagacttacttctcattccatcatgcaggcaggggttcgagtccgcgggtgaacatgatttttttttttttttttttttttttttagctatcttgcccacgatcaattataagaattctaacaaataatagctaaaatattgcaaaataaaacagattattacgaaagaccattagtgccacggagaaaaaaaaaacactatttctactaatctgttataacagattacggtatttctactaatctgtttaaacagattataatctgttataacagattacggtatttctactaatctgttataacagattacggtatttctactaatctgttataacagattacggtatttctactaatctgtttaaacagattataatctgttataacagattacggtatttctactaatctgttataacagattacggtatttctactaatctgttataacagattacggtatttctcctaatctgtttaaacagattataatctgttataacagattacggtatttctactaatctgtttaaacagattataatctgttataacagattacggtatttctactaatctgttataacagattacggtatttctactaatctgtttaaacagattataatctgttataacatattacggtatttctactaatctgttataacagattacggtatttctactaatctgttataacagattacggtatttctactaatctgtttaaacagattataatctgttataacagattacggtatttatactaatctgttataacagattacggtatttctactaatctgtttaaacagattataatctgtttaaacagaatCGTAAACAATAAGAGTTAGATCGAGTGTTCCAGCATGGGACCTACGGCAGATGAAAGGGGAATATCTGTGCTTTCAGAAAACGCCAATCACTATTCCCAATAGATGTCTTTCgatatgttttatttcgatcaaagaaaaagataaatttttGCGGGATTTTGCGATTTTCGCCTATTTCCTGGAATAAGAGTTAGATCGAGTGTTCCAGCATGGGACCTACGGCAGGTGAAAGGGGAATATCTGGGCTTTCAGAAAACGGCAATCACTATTCCCAATATATGTCATTCGATATATTTCCGCCAATTCTTAGCATTTGTCTGAAGATTCGAATTATTCACGATAAACATCCTTTGACGAGGTCACGccattcatcacctcaaacggTAAAGTATCGGTGATAATTATTCCGCAAGTAAAATAGTTCCAatagcatttttatttttcacctcatttttacaaatttaattgaaatgataGCCCATCCTGTTGAATCACTGTAAATTGCCGAATCATATGGATGCCTTTTGTCAATTTGGTATATTTAATTAATAAAACTGgaaatgggttgggtcgaatgaatatcctttgcatttcttttgtaatgaGTCTGGTATTTCCAGTCTTATTCTGCCACAGTATTACTGTTTAACACTTTGTTGTTGTTCTGTTTAACCacatataaaattcaaatattaacTTATCGGGGCGTGTTTTGAAACCGAAATCAAGATTAggttcaaaagaaaataatgtgatGTTGACAAACCATAGAGATGCACGTAAATGCTTATatcttcccctctctccctctttgtcATGTTAGTTTAATCTGCGCAAACTTCCTGTTGAACGTAGTCTCCTCATTGTTACACATCCATAATGATTAAGATTAACAGGTAGAATTCGGGTAGTTGAATAATATTAAGAAATTCGTGCTTTATTTCTAGCCCCATTATATCACATCAAATCCTtcaatcctacatcctaatctaTATCGCTAGGGAGAAATACAATTTCCCTTTTGTTTGCACCATTTCGGAGACGCAATACTCATTTTTTTCCAGTcgctattttcatttttattggtcGAACGCTAGTGGTCGACAGTTTCAACGAGCGTGTGCGGGTGACGTCATCACAGCCACTATAGCGGAAGTTAAGTGACAAAAGAAGGTCGTATCTTGTTGATctgtaatctgttataacagattataatctgtttaaacagtttagtagaaataccgtaatctgttataacagattataatctgtttaaacagattagtagaaataccgtaatctgttataacagattagtagaaataccgtaatctgttataacagattataatctgtttaaacagattagtagaaataccgtaatctgttataacagattagtagaaataccgtaatctgttataacagattagtagaaataccgtaatctgttataacagattagtagaaatctGTTTAagcagattagtagaaataccgtaatctgttataacagattagtagaaatagtgtttttttttctccgtggcacGAATGGTCTTTCgtagattataattacttttttatatcatatctatttatctgtctgtctatctacctacatgacatatctatctctctgtctaatatatatctttctgtttgaatacgtccctctctctctatctatccatatgtctgtctgtctatctacctacattgtatatctatctgtctgtttatctctctctctctctctctgtctaatatatatgtatctatctgtttagatatgtctatctatctatccatccatctgcctgtctctatctatctatctatctatctatatatctatctatctatctgtctgtctgtctctctatctatctatctatctgtctatctatctatctatctatctatctatatgtctgtctctctattcatctatatgtctgtctctctatctatctctgtctcgatcactatcaatctatatgtctgtctctgtatctatctatatgtctatctatctatctatctatctatctatctatctatatatctatctatatgtctgtctctctatctatctatatttctgtctctctgtctatctatatgtttgtctatctatatgtctgtctatctatccatgaagctatcacgagaaggagaaccatcttccaatttctctcttaatcctttgttatcgcttccttcgggcgaaggaacgatatctaacatcaattggcgagccgccaggcgaaagttagagcccgcttacataacgcgataggaccacgcagcatgaagctattacgagatagctcgtaatagcttcatgatatgtctgtctctctatctatatatatgtctgtctgtctatctgtctatctatctatctgtctgtctctctttctatctatatgtttatatatgttttattaatataaccaccaatcatctctctatctatctatatatctatatatctatcaatctatctctctatctataagtctgtctctctatctatctatatgtctgtctctctatctatatgtctgtctctctatatctatctttatatgtctatgttttattaatataaccacctataatttatctctccattcatcactccatccatctaatataattatctttcttgtatgtatctgtttgattatgtaaatctgtttgtctatctatttttcaatctaatatctgtttaaatatttttttcctgtttatctatctatacgacagaccacctaattcgtccgcatgacgaattaaaatctagttattgttattgttattattatcatcattattcttctccttcacttttttattattaatgttattgccatcagaatcatcatcatcatcattatgattattattcaaaaataattgttgtaatcatatcaattgcattccttctgcagccaaactctctcttcataaacttaagatcaggtaaataacggttcaaattcgtttgtgtttttatagcccaaaccataaaaaaaagaatgattgacattgttatgcttatcaatatcatattcaaattctcacaaaaatatgaatcgttcaatattctccttgaataaaataggaagaagcaaaacaaataaatgtgataattaaaacggccgataataccgctttattcgtctcaagattgatttgtttttcaaggtggatgtttttcctttgctaaatcaaaccattggtcagagaaaaagtaaacggagtatatacagtaatatcagatgttttgaggaaaataatgtaagggatacattaacaaaaccgatcagaccgacctgttagttgctgcatcattgacgtcactatcaaggggattttaaaacgactttagagagtagaaatgaaaatgataactatgataacgggttgaatattacatttctttataccacgcatattattgtacactatgttatctgaacaaattatttcttttaccatggatagtgctacgagctggggaggccctgggcggatgcaggatttttctgtaggggggcaaattgttttctctttacctgggtcacccataagaaatcaataccggaacctttgaaagtattcaaaagtcaaatcaaaagatgcgcgtgagccccgatttctatgaacatcctgtgctaaattactctcctagataataggtcaggagggagcgcggattagagattcctcatgaaagagagtctggtcatctattgttcatgacttggtggcatgaacaaaagaatgtagtCACGTAGAATGTTAACAGGGGGCTATTTTGGTCAgaccagtaatacagaacaaat
Above is a window of Lytechinus pictus isolate F3 Inbred chromosome 15, Lp3.0, whole genome shotgun sequence DNA encoding:
- the LOC129283962 gene encoding uncharacterized protein LOC129283962, which translates into the protein MHQPLQSGQLLDTKQVLGEHLFAKVSELHDGKTDRITGMLLEATNEDVMRMLEDAAFLKRRIEGALRVIEEEDKSIGGKEQIGEELYSHISKIEPIQCAKVTGMLLELDVKVIRRLLASPSELRLAVQKSLNTLKADGSCRDQIGEHIYGLVASDYTADSAAKITGMLLEMPNTQLQEMMKDETLLKEKIRLALDALSQQQPR